A stretch of the Azorhizobium caulinodans ORS 571 genome encodes the following:
- the rpe gene encoding ribulose-phosphate 3-epimerase — translation MTGPLIAPSILASDFSRLGEEVRDVAAAGADYIHLDVMDGHFVPNITFGPDVIKALRPHTDKVFDVHLMISPVEPYLEAFAAAGADIITVQAEATDHLDRCLQVIRGLGKKAGVALNPATHESVLTYLLDKIDLVCVMTVNPGFGGQAFIPDVLPKVERIRDMIRGRDIRLEIDGGVNPTTGALCAKAGADVLVAGSAVFKGGIEGYRANIAAIRRSAASALGLVA, via the coding sequence ATGACCGGTCCCCTCATCGCCCCCTCCATCCTCGCCTCGGACTTCTCCCGGCTGGGCGAGGAAGTGCGTGACGTGGCGGCGGCCGGGGCTGACTACATCCATCTCGACGTGATGGACGGCCATTTCGTGCCCAACATCACCTTCGGCCCGGACGTCATCAAGGCGCTGCGCCCGCACACCGACAAGGTGTTCGACGTGCACCTGATGATCTCCCCCGTGGAGCCGTATCTCGAGGCCTTCGCGGCGGCGGGCGCGGACATCATCACGGTGCAGGCGGAAGCCACCGACCATCTGGACCGCTGCCTTCAGGTGATCCGGGGCCTCGGCAAGAAGGCGGGCGTCGCGCTCAATCCGGCGACCCACGAGAGCGTCCTCACCTACCTGCTCGACAAGATCGACCTTGTCTGCGTGATGACGGTCAACCCCGGCTTCGGCGGGCAGGCCTTCATTCCCGACGTGCTGCCCAAGGTGGAGCGCATCCGCGACATGATCCGGGGCCGCGACATCCGCCTTGAGATCGACGGCGGCGTGAACCCCACCACCGGCGCGCTGTGCGCCAAGGCGGGCGCGGACGTGTTGGTGGCCGGTTCGGCCGTCTTCAAGGGCGGCATCGAAGGCTATCGGGCCAACATCGCCGCCATCCGCAGATCGGCCGCCAGCGCCCTCGGCCTCGTGGCCTGA
- the folB gene encoding dihydroneopterin aldolase: protein MSAPDPEAFPSPQESSAPQAAPRPRRNDRLFLRDLPFFARHGVHPEEQVLGQRFIVDADWWLDTRPAAWADDAHLTVSYQDVYTHIKAVVEDDTVRLIETLAERIATRLLDHFPLIEQVRIAVRKPGAPITGVFGDVGVDITRGR, encoded by the coding sequence ATGTCCGCTCCCGATCCCGAAGCCTTCCCGAGCCCCCAAGAGAGCAGCGCCCCGCAGGCCGCCCCCCGTCCCCGGCGCAACGACCGGCTGTTCCTGCGCGACCTGCCCTTCTTCGCCCGCCACGGCGTGCATCCCGAGGAGCAGGTGCTCGGCCAGCGCTTCATCGTGGATGCGGACTGGTGGCTCGACACCCGGCCCGCCGCCTGGGCCGACGATGCCCATCTCACCGTCTCCTATCAGGACGTTTACACCCACATCAAAGCGGTGGTGGAGGACGACACGGTGCGCCTGATCGAGACGCTCGCCGAGCGCATCGCCACCCGCCTCCTCGACCATTTCCCGCTCATCGAGCAGGTGCGGATCGCGGTGCGCAAGCCGGGAGCGCCCATCACCGGCGTGTTCGGGGATGTGGGCGTCGACATCACCCGCGGCCGTTGA
- a CDS encoding class 1 fructose-bisphosphatase yields MSEVTLQAFLDDWAGADPLRCAVAATVERLAEAGVSIAELVARGPLAEDFGKVRGDEANAGGDAQKELDVIAEEELVDALGRAPVAFLASEESETPIPLDPHGRVVVAVDPLDGSSNIDTNVSIGTIFSILPYDLEQHPDPAAALLQPGSAQIAAGFLVYGPATILVSSLGQGTQVFVFDHDTATFILAREKVEIPAATKEYGINQSNVRHWAKATQRYIDDCLAGKDGPRGKDFNMRWVGSLVADAFRIFTRGGVYLYPGDSRKGYADGRLRLIYEANPIAFVTEQAGGAATDGTTRILDIQPKQIHQRIPLVFGSREEVAHIASYY; encoded by the coding sequence GTGAGCGAGGTGACCCTGCAGGCCTTCCTGGACGACTGGGCCGGTGCCGATCCGCTGCGGTGCGCCGTGGCCGCCACCGTGGAGCGTCTGGCCGAGGCCGGCGTCTCGATCGCCGAACTCGTGGCCCGTGGCCCCCTCGCCGAGGATTTCGGCAAGGTGCGCGGCGACGAGGCCAATGCCGGCGGCGACGCCCAGAAGGAACTGGACGTGATCGCCGAGGAAGAACTGGTGGACGCGCTCGGCCGCGCCCCGGTGGCCTTCCTCGCCTCCGAGGAGAGCGAGACGCCAATCCCGCTCGATCCGCACGGCCGCGTGGTGGTGGCGGTGGACCCGCTCGACGGCTCCTCCAACATCGACACCAACGTCTCCATCGGCACCATCTTCTCGATCCTGCCCTACGACCTGGAACAGCATCCGGACCCGGCCGCAGCGCTGCTCCAGCCCGGCTCGGCGCAGATCGCAGCCGGCTTCCTGGTCTATGGTCCGGCAACCATCCTTGTCTCCTCGCTCGGCCAGGGCACGCAGGTGTTCGTGTTCGACCACGACACCGCGACCTTCATCCTCGCCCGCGAGAAGGTGGAGATCCCCGCCGCGACCAAGGAATACGGCATCAACCAGTCGAACGTGCGCCACTGGGCCAAGGCCACGCAGCGCTATATCGACGACTGCCTCGCCGGCAAGGACGGCCCGCGTGGCAAGGACTTCAACATGCGCTGGGTGGGCTCGCTGGTGGCGGATGCCTTCCGCATCTTCACCCGCGGCGGCGTCTATCTCTATCCGGGCGACAGCCGGAAGGGCTATGCGGACGGCCGCCTGCGCCTGATCTATGAGGCGAACCCCATCGCCTTTGTGACCGAGCAGGCGGGCGGCGCGGCCACCGACGGCACCACCCGCATCCTCGACATCCAGCCCAAGCAGATCCACCAGCGCATCCCGCTGGTGTTCGGCTCGCGCGAGGAAGTCGCGCACATCGCCAGCTATTACTGA